The sequence below is a genomic window from Xiphophorus maculatus strain JP 163 A chromosome 18, X_maculatus-5.0-male, whole genome shotgun sequence.
AGCTGCGGTGTGTTCTGACTGCTGATGGAGAGCCTTGTCTTCTGTTAAGAAAGGTGGGGCCTCCATCACAATGGAGTCGTAGCTCACTGGTAAGAGTAGACAGGTTAAAAGGTAAACACTCATGCATGGTTTTGAGGTTTGAATTTGAGGTGGCGTTATTGCACTGGCAGTGTTTTAGTTCCTGTGCACACAGGAGGTAAGCACCACTCAGTAGTGACATGTTCTTTGGAGTCCCTCTTGCTGTACCTGTATCGGGTGGCTTGTTTGTGCGATGTTGACCACACTTGTGTGTGTTGTGTCGGGCTTGACGAACAGCAGTTTAACATTCACAGATGAAAAGCATAATGTTTACATCATCTTTCCTTGCAGAGTGGATCTGTGGAACAATGAAAATCTGGCTCAGGATGTGTTTCTTGGAGAAACGAGAGTTCCTGTCAAGATCCTTCAGAGCGACCACATGCACAAAGCCTGGTAAGGACCAGCCGTGGAAAAAAATGCTGTCATTTTCCTAATCCTCCAGCTTTGTGGTTCTACAACATACTCAATAACAAAGTTGGAAAAAGTAATTTGATTACtgattaatcttttaaaaattaactgttaTTTTGCTGAttacttcattttaaaagaaatttatattacaagtaactttatTAGTTGTAATATAAAGGCAGCAGCTGCCAACAATGCCCATGGACAGCCTCAACATAAAAATGACCAGTTTTGCCATTGCTTCTTTTACAAGAAGTGCATTTTTAacagatttgttaaaaatgatttgtatCTCCTGGTTTTTAAGTTGAGcttaaaatcaattttctgaaaaaaaagatgttttttcttgACTCAACATGAATACCTGTTGTtgcacataaaatacaaaatttataaaatatcttttcaCTTGACATATTTAACTGTTAACACTATAATGGAAACGGTTACCATTTATATCATTGTTCATAAATGTGactattagattttttttttctttcatgtgtaATCACATATTTTGAACAAAACTGTGGAGTTTGGAGAGTTAAACTCATTGAGTGCAGCCTTCAGGTTTTTCTCCATCTCTGTACTACTCCTTTCAGGAAGGGAAAAATGCTCTGTGAGACTGCTTGGCATTGATTGTAATTTATTATGGCACGAAACGAGGGCAAGTAACCATGCGCAGGGGAGGCATTTCATCTACAACATGTCACCTGACCAACTTCCTTAACTCTCCCCTACTCGCTGGTTTTGCACTGAAGTCCagcttttgttgtttggttggttgAGGAACCGCCTGCAAAATAGTCACAGCTCTCTGCTTCGCAAGACCCGATGTAGCTTTCTCCTCAAGTCTGACCGTTTCTTCAACTCTGTTTTTTGAAGCTGGATGAGTTTGTCACCTGCACAGAGTTCGCAACAAACCCTAATATTGTCGTCTTTAACTGATATtttcagctggaaaacatgcaaaactctTCCCCCGACTGTTTGCATTTGTGCTGCTGACTGCTTGGTTTGTATTTTGAACTGTcatgttgaaaatgtgatttgtcGCATACATAACGCCACTCAAATCGTCGCAAAAAGAAAGCAGATATGTTTTGTTActaaggaaaatgataaaaggACTTGGATGTGTAACTATAATCTGGTTCAGAAATAGTAACACATTAAGATGAGATATTACTAACTGATTACTTATTAGTACTTCATGTTACGGTATATATGTAATGTCTGGCTGTGTCTCAGATTATGGTATGACCGATTTGGCTAGAAaggcagattgttttttttatttattattttttattattatatttccTCTGCATGAACAACGCTCAAAATCCTCCTAAATCTATTTAGGCAGAAAATTGCATCCTAAACTGGCTTTAGGATATTGCAATAAAGGGgttgttcatatttttcatttttaaaaagaaaagtctttgtTTCACAATCATGCACTACTACTGCACATAAGTACTGCAAGACACTGAAGCTCAAAGATGTCAAGAAATAGCTGCACTGAATTATATAGGAATGTTATTAGTCTCTTTGAATCTACCTCCTTAGTAAAACAGCAGTTTGGTTGAATTGGTACTGAGCCAGATTAAAGCGCATGCTGCACACCAGGCTACTTGCtctttttacacattaaaactGCCCTTGAGCGTATAAAGTCCTATTTGATTAAAGTGCTGGAAGTCAAACCGTCCCTTTCAAGTTCACTCCCTAAGGTCTATAAAGTTGAGTTGAgcctttttgctgttttactgGTATTTTATTCAAAGTGTGTATTACACATCTATCAGGACAGCATGTTCTGCCAAGTTTTCACAGCCGCTACAAGGTGACTAGAAGAACCTCCCGAGATTTCTGTGTTCAGCAGTTTTTCCTTTGTGTGGATGTGGCCCAGCTTTGCGTCGGAGTAGGTGATATGGGATTATGCCAGATAGCAATCTGTTGGTACATGAAGCCTGCAAGTGTAGTGTGTGGGTGGCTCGTTGCATGGTGGCATTACCTCATGTCCTGTGTTACCTCATGGTCCAAATAACATCAAATGAAGTATCTCTGTGTCTGTTCTGTGATCCATGTAGTTCATTAGCTACAGCTAATAATGCTTTTccttattctttttatttttttacacaccCCAATATGTGATTACTGAATGAATCAGTGTGCTGCAGCAATataggcagtttttttttcttaacctaCTTAAAGCAGAAGCTCTCCTTACAAAAGCCTCtcaacagttttattaaaaacagttgCAGAGTTTATGAATGATCACTAAACCTTTTATCAATATCTGATATCGACTGGCCCTGAAGCATTTGACTGGTACAAACATATAAGCATGAGATTATATGAAGCACATGtgtgaaatagaaaatataGTTTATGAATTACCTGATGAAAGATAAAGGTTGGAAGTTGACTCCTAAATTAATTGGAGGACTTTGAGGTGCTATAAAGCTTTTGAGATCTTGAGTCACTATTTCTGATTCCTCAGTATGTGCATCTTAATTAAAACCttatgtttttgtggtttttaccattttaaattaCGGTAGTGTGGCATCAGATTAAAGTTGATCTGACAGTTAAAAAGCTTgggattaaatattttcttctccaCTCTATCTGgttaaataatttcttcatcTGAACAGTTTCCTCAGgttaaaggaaacattttgttctttacGTAGCTTCATGCATATTGCATTAGAAATGACGTCATTAGGGGTTGTATTCCTTGCCGAGGTTTCAGTATCTGGAAAATACTCTATCCAATCTTTTCCTCTTGTCTATAAAGAAACTCGAACTAAATTATACtgggttgttttgttgttgttgttttttagtaaAATTTTTCCCGTACACACCTGTAAATTGTCCCCTCTCTTTTGCTGTGCTCTTTCAGGTATCTCCTCCAGCCTAAAGGGACAGGCAGCAAGTCCAAGTCTGATGATTTGGGACAACTGCGTTTGAAGCTCACTTACATTGAAGACACGGTGCTGCCCTCTACCTGCTACACACCTCTCTGCAACTTGCTGCTCAAATCCCCCGATGTGAAGGTAACACCACAGCTGAACCGAACCAGTGGTCAATGCtgtatttggaaaataattgcTGGTCActtattgttttccttctctttcactTTCATCCCTCTTTTTGACCCTTGCAGCCACCCTTTAAGCCcactttcagttttgttttgtttttgttgttgttttttatttattttaccttctcagtttttttgttgatgtgCTTTTTGTTCTCCCTCAGCCCATCTCGGCATCAGCAGCACACATCTTGGGGGACATCTTCAGAGAGCGATACGAGGCCGTTCTGCCCATGGTCCGGCTGCTGCTCTACCACAGCCGTTTTGTGCCTTTCGTCTCTGCTGTGGCGGCTCTGGAGCTGGACAACACTCAGTGAGTGTTCACCCCCGCATGTGTGATCAGTGACACATCCGATGTTGTTCTGTAGTGCTGTGAACGCAGATGGAGAGAAGTGTTAAAgttggtttctgttttatttgcgATAATAATGTAACCACAGACAAATATGAAACGGGAAGtaccacagaaaataaaactgacattaaAGCTGGAATTTCTGTGTCAGCTTctcttttaatttcatttactGGGCGTTGCATAATAATGCGCAAGGTGTCATTATGTCGCATTGGGACATTTTTCTGAGAGAGAAACTGTAGCACTTGTTAATCTAATAATCTTTGTTTACAGGGAGGCTAACACTATATTCCGAGGCAACTCACTGGCAACTCGCTGCATTGACGACATGATGAAGATCGTGGGAAAGAGTTACTTGGCTGTTACATTGAAGCCGGTTATTGATGAGGTATGAATAAGACAGAAACTCACAGAATCAGACGCTCATTCAGTAATTATAAAGCCACAATGTgttgggaaaagaaaaaccttttcacagCTGCCTTTCTGTGTCAAACCTGCCTCTGTACAAATGTCATTAGTGGGTTGAGGTTTCACACGTTGCTACATCCACCCTTGTCAAAAACGGGACAAACAATATTGTAGCTCTCATTGAATGATTTCCTCTaattttagaatagaatagaattactttattcgtcccagcagggaaattatttcgcagttacagcagcatagagacaagacacacaacaaccaccactgagtagcaatgtagacaagataaaataagaataaaatatgacatgctgtcaatataaaaagcaccttagagcagtccttgcaaggattcaaaatgcagaacagaatgtatatgtaaatatatgtacagcaagtgtgccacagtgcattgtgcaaaattggactgattagtgcagaacagtgatttagcttttattgtacagtgagatggcatgtacaataaaagctaaatcactgttctgcactaatcagtccaatttcgcaCAATTGGTTTGGTACCTTAAGGTAAAGCTACCATAAGATGTAGAGACTAAGCTTTTGTTTGAAAACTATTTCATCCCCTGCTCACTTACACTTTTCTCCATCACCATGGGGAACAACTATTCATTCATATAGCACTTTGATAGCCATTGATCAATAAAATACCTAATTGTGACAACTTTTTTATTGAGAATGTTTCCAacaagttaaaatgtaaaacatacaATTATTCCATTTGGTATCCTAGACTTTTGGAAGTATGTTCTACTCAGACAAAAGTCTGAATAGAACAGGTAGTAATTACTACCTGAATAGAACAGGTAGCAATTACTACCTGTTCTATTCAGTGGGTCCAGAATGGGTCAAATTTTGTTCAGACTGCTAAACTACTGTAAACACAAGTGTAGCAGGACACCTAAGCAGGTAATCTAAGGAAATGTCCTCAGTTCGTCTTGAGGGACTTCACACCGATTTGTCTGTCAGACATGATCGAATGACCGATGTTAATGCCACGTGTGAAAAGGGTTTGTTAGTACGGTAGTTTCTGTCGTttaacttcaaaatattttcttcatcttttataAAATTGTTGTCTGACTCCTCTATGTTCAGTGACTGGATTGAGTGTTGATCATTTACCTGTTACCTCTTCATAGATTTGTGACTCCAACAAAACATGTGAGATAGACCCCATTAAGCTAAAGGAAGGTGACAACGTGGAGGTCAACAAGGTAGACAGTCctcacttgttttgtttgtttttatgcacaAGATTGAGACTGtacatttccaaaaataaagtcctttaaatcacatttattacTGTTGCAGGAAAATCTTCAGGTTTATGTCCAGAAGGTTTTCTCCTCCATCACTCAGTCCAGCTCCAACTGTCCTCCTCTGATGTGTGACGTCTTCAGATCGCTCAGACATCTCGCCTGCAAACGCTTCCTAGGTAAGGAAAATCTCTGTAAGGTGCAGCTAATTAAAAGTTCTGTAACAGTTATTCTGTAACAGATTTCGAATATTTGGTGGTGTTGGTTTTATTTGCCAGTAGGTGGAGCCAAATCATTAAGATCTCATTGACTCTGTGTGTAATGCCTTTACAGTCGGTTCTTTTTCATAGTCCTAACTCGGTGATATTAacaagtttcttttctttttgtaggcGACCCACATGTTCAGTACTCTGCTGTGAGCAGCTTTGTGTTCCTGCGCTTTTTCGCTGTGGCAGTTCTCTCCCCGCACTCGTTCCAGCTCCGATCGCATCACCCCGTAAGTGCAAAGCCTCTGCTACCAGCATGTTCTGCTTTATAATCCGCTCTGTGTGTATTTGCTCTATAAGCAGACCTCATTGTCATGCTTTTGTACTTGCAGGATCCTGAGATCGCCCGCACACTCACTCTCATCTCAAAAACTATTCAGACTCTTGGCAGCTGGGGTAGTTTGTCTAAAAAACTGGTAAAGAAAAGAAGAGTGTAAAGATTTATACAATTATTCTCCTACAATGTTCATCTGTAACCAGTTGAAAACTTTTTCTGCCTTCAGTCCAGTTTTAAAGAAAGCTACATGTACGACTTCTACAAGTCATTCCAAGAAGAAAAGTGcattgaaaaagttaaaaaggtaTTTATCATAAACCTGCTCTACAGTCCAGTatatttcaattgttttgtttatatctaCTTATTAGCATTTTTGTCTGCTTCCAGTTTCTTGACGAAATCTCGTCCAACGTGAGTAAAGAGTCCAGCAGACAGGAGGACGCTGTGGTTCTGAAGGAGGGGTGAGTTGTTTCCATTAGCCCATATGATTATTGACGAATATAGTTTCctgcaaattattattattaattactCTTCCATCTAAAGCCTTGCAGCTGGGTAACTTGGGTGGAAAGGACTTTTACTGATTCTGCGtgtttcttatttgtttttcaagGGAAGTGCAGAAACGTACCCAAGGAAAGAAGAACTTCTCTAAGAGAAACTTTAAGAAGAGATGGCTGAGAGTGACCAACAGGGAGCTCTCCTACCACAAACGTAAAGGTGAGACCGCTCATTCTCATAATCCAACTCAATGAGAGGATAAACTGCTGGAAATCGCATAAGAAGTCAGTTAACCTTAACATGTTTTCTTGGTGAAAAGTAAATGCGTCAACCTCGAGGCTCCTCATGCTCTCTTACTGCCTGGCCTGTCAGTATATGTAACGACCCTTTAAAGTCGTTCTTTAAAGGGTTCCTGCTGTGCCTGCACGTTTCATTTTCAGAGTGTAGATTAAATTGTGCTGTTAGATGTTAGGATATTATTCAGTGAAACCTAACTCTTTAAACTTtagcaaacctctgaggccttcacagaacacctgcatttatactgagattaattTGTCCAAAATACTTGGATATTTTGGGGTGTCAAAGTATTGGGGGCTAGTGGAAAGACTGAGATTATCTGTGTTGTAAAAATCCCCAAATTCTCATCTTTACCATGAAACCTTTTGGTTATATCACAATAAAACGTAGAGGTTCCAGTGGTGGGAATTTTGTGACCAAAATGTTACAAGCCGATGTCTGAATGGTTCATGTTGCTCTCACTCGTAAACTCTTGGCTGATCTGACCTGCAGTTCAATGCAACTTTGCAGCTCTATTTGCTTTACTTTCCTCAAATTAGATTTATGGCTTCTCTTTATCCTTCTGACAAGATTAATCTGTAATGTTTTGGTACTGAGAGCTCCACCACTGTTATCATAATTGGTATAAACATGACGGAGTGTTTTCTCGCCGACAGGGAAAGAGGCCCTCTGCACCATCAGCGTCAAAAACATCCAGGCGGTGGAGAAACTCGATGAAAGTGCCTTTAACCGCAAAAATGTAAGTCGGTCAGCCTGGGGTATCTCTTACCACCTTTCATTAGTTTCCTGCTTTGAAATGGAAGTGGTGTTGAGATCACGTCCCGGcgttaaaacaataaaaacgttTTCAGCCTCCTGAATCTTTTCTGACATTTCCCTTCAGTAGATTTGAATAGTTCACCATTAAAGCTCTGAAAAGCCTTCAGAATTGCCACTTTGGAGTGTTTTGAAAACTGTTAACTCTAAATACTTAGCAGCATAAAATTGGCTCTTGCATATAAAATTTTATGTCTGTAGCTGCAAGCATGAACAATCAAACTGTTAACATTTAAATCTTCTTATGGGATTTGAAAGTGTGCTTGCTGTGTAACACAAGTTCCTTGTCTTAATGCCTAAAGactgttttgtttcctcttgttAGATGTTTCAGGTGGTCCTCTCAGAGAAGCCGCTCTACGTTCAGGCAGGAAACTGCGTGGAGGCCAGCGAGTGGCTGGAGATCCTGGGCCAGGTCAGCCGCTGCAACGAGGGACGCTTGACCACTTACCACTCGTCGAATTACACCGCTGGAGCGTGGCAGTGCTGCAAAAACCAGAGCAGCAGCGCTCCCGGCTGTAAGCCCTGCACAATGTGAGTGCAGGATGAGATCGCCTGGAAACTATCTAGCTAACGCTGCAGATCACAGTTCACACCCAGTAAAAAGAGTCGACTGCTGTTCTGAACCCGGGCCGCCTCCGATGTTAAATGTGACCACCTATGTAGACGCAGAGTCCTGCTCGAAGCACGCTTTGGAAAAATGCACAgctatttgtttaaaatggcaaataaaaacaacagtaagCAAATTAAATGAGGTGAAAAGTTAAATTCATCACACAGACAAATACACGCCTAAAAACTGAGACCCTGATGCATTACTGCCAAACCATTTCCAGTGTTGATGATTGTATTCTTCAGTTCAACTAAAATCAAGTAAACCTATGtatacaaaatgatttttttgttattcttaggtaagggaatttttattttattttttattcggttgctaaaaaataaaatgcc
It includes:
- the rasa2 gene encoding ras GTPase-activating protein 2 — its product is MAEEDDARIRILQSLRGKICEAKNLGPVSGPNRLKDLCTFCTISLDQEEVFRTKVFDKSITPFYGEDFFFEIPRPFQFLSFYVYAKGVFQRDLPVGKVSIRKDDLCKYSGKDDWFNLQPVDPNTEVQGKVHLEMRLNEVITDHGSTGQHLLVKIIECKELPLISGQNCDPYATVSLVGPARSDQKKTKVKKKTSNPYFEETFFFEVTRSSSYSRKSQFPVEEEDIEKLEIRVDLWNNENLAQDVFLGETRVPVKILQSDHMHKAWYLLQPKGTGSKSKSDDLGQLRLKLTYIEDTVLPSTCYTPLCNLLLKSPDVKPISASAAHILGDIFRERYEAVLPMVRLLLYHSRFVPFVSAVAALELDNTQEANTIFRGNSLATRCIDDMMKIVGKSYLAVTLKPVIDEICDSNKTCEIDPIKLKEGDNVEVNKENLQVYVQKVFSSITQSSSNCPPLMCDVFRSLRHLACKRFLGDPHVQYSAVSSFVFLRFFAVAVLSPHSFQLRSHHPDPEIARTLTLISKTIQTLGSWGSLSKKLSSFKESYMYDFYKSFQEEKCIEKVKKFLDEISSNVSKESSRQEDAVVLKEGEVQKRTQGKKNFSKRNFKKRWLRVTNRELSYHKRKGKEALCTISVKNIQAVEKLDESAFNRKNMFQVVLSEKPLYVQAGNCVEASEWLEILGQVSRCNEGRLTTYHSSNYTAGAWQCCKNQSSSAPGCKPCTITMLANLQLDIDCDREAERIFSLLSSNESKLQNMEDACASMAVYQGPQREQEEYSKFTIQEPKETFQTLKQLRNVMEELQRQHNSRNNITAQYGSLDNPIVGKTS